In the Streptomyces cinnamoneus genome, ACTACCAGCCCGGTCAGTTCGGCTGACCCGGACGCGCCGGGGGCCCGCCGGAGGCCAGGGGCTGCCGGCGGGCCCTGCTGCTCCCGTCCTTAGGCGGTGCCGCCGTCGAGCTGGATCGGGCATCCGGCCACCCGCGGCGGGCGGACCACCTGCGACGGCTGTACCCGGAAGCCGGCCGCCGTGAACTTGTCCGGCTCCCAGCGGGCGGGTCGGGGCTGCGCCCGACCGCCGGGTGCTGCCGCCGGGTGAGCCGGCCCAGTTGATCGACCGCCGCACACTGCCCTGGTTGACCTTGACCCTGCGTCAGGGTTGGACAGTCGTCGCATGACGAACAACATCACTTCCTCGGCTCGGCTCGCTCCGCCGGTCGGAGGGTTCCAGGAGATCGACGGCCACCGCGTGTTCGTACATCGGTCGGGCAGCGGCGGACCGGCCGTCGTGTTCCTGCCGGGCGCCAGCGCGGTCGGCTTGGACTATTTCGGTGTCCAGCAAGGGGTTTCGCAGTTCACCACCGCTGTGGTGTACGACCGCGGCGGCACGGGCTACAGCGATCCCCTCCCGCTGCCGCGCACCGCCGCGGCGGTCGCCACGGAACTGCGCGAGCTGCTGCGCGCCCAGAGCATCCCCGCCCCATACGTTCTGGTGCCGCACTCCCTCGGCGGCCTCTACGCGCATCGGTTCGCGCAGTTGTACCCGCAGGACGTGGCGGGACTGGTCTGGTTGGACGCCCTCCAGCGCGACTGGGACGCGTTCCTGCCGCCAGCAATGCATCTCGCCGCCTGCGAGCAGTTGGCGCCCGATCGGGAGCAGCTCGAAAAGATGCGCCCGGCCCTGCGCGAGATGCGCGGCGAGTTGCTCGCGGACTACCCGGAGCACGTACGACAACCGCTGATCGATGCCCACGAGAGTGACGAATGGATCCGCTTCGGCATCGCCGAGCGCAGCACATTGGCCGGACTCGCCACCGAACTGCGCTCTGGGCCGGGCATTCCTGACGTTCCGATGGTCGCTCTCACCGTGTTGGGCACCGACCCAGCCCAGCAGGCGCTGATGCCGGAGCGGACGTTGCAGCAGATGCACGACGGCAAGAGGAAGATGGACGCGGCCCTGGTGAGCGCGGTCTCGCACGGGGAGCAACGCATCCTTTCCGACACGGTCCACCACCGGCTCTGCTTCGACCGCCCCGATGCCGTGGTCCAGGCGATCCGCGACGTCGTCGACCGGGCGGTTCGCCTCTAGACTCGGCATCATCACGTTTCGCGAAGACCCGAGGAGGACGGTGCTCACGATCGGCCAGCTCGCGGCGACCGCCGGGGTGACCGTGCGCACCGTTCGCCACTACCACCACGTCGGCCTGCTGCCCGAGCCCGAGCGCGATGCCTCCGGCTACCGCCGCTACGGCGCGCAAGCGGCGGTGGACCTCATCCGGATCAGGACCCTCGCCGATGCCGGTGTTCCGCTGGCCCGTATCGACGCGCTGCTGCACGCGCGGCCAACCGAGTTCGCCGCGGCCATCACCGACATCGACGCCGAATTGCAGCGCAAGATCGACCAGCTCACCGGTTACCGCCGTCGGATCACTGAACTGGCCAGCGGAGAAAGGCTTGTCCTGCCCCTCGAGGTGGTCGCCATCCTGAACCGGATGCGCAGCCTTGGAGTCAGCGAACAAAGGGTACGGCTGGAGCGCGACTCGTGGATTCTGATACAGGCACTGGATCCGCACGCCATGCCGCAGCGGATACGGGACAAGAACGCCAGTCTCGACGACCCCGAGACGACGCGCCTGTATCTCGCCTGTGACCAATCAGTCGACTGGGATCCCCACGATCCACGCTTGGACCGGCTCATCGACGACCTGGACGCATGGGAGATCAAACACGAACGAGACAGCGGCCAGCCAAGGTATCTGAAGCTGGTCTCTTCCCGGATCTCCGAGGCATCACCGGCATGGCAACGCATTCTCGATGCCCTCGCCCACCGGGCCACGCAGCGCCGAACCGCCGGGCACAGCAGCTGAGCCCGGCACGCTGGTCACGTCCGACAGCTGCCGGCCTGTCGCAGCATGTCGAACGCGACGCATGAGGTCGGCCGCCGGGCGGGCAAAGGGCGCCGTAGCATCCCTCGGAGAACTCCTAGGCGTTCAGGTCACCGAGTAGGACAGGTGGACAGACTGGCTGCTGCTGGCGATGCGCAGGCGCAGGTAGTACACGAAGTCCGTCCCGACCTTGGTGGGAAGGCTGCACTTGTTGGGCAGCTGTTGCGTGATGTGCGTGTGCACGGGACTGCCGGCAGCACCGATGTTGCCCACTTGCTGCGCCCTGACCTCCGAGTCGCTCACGTCGCAGCACTGGAACATGCCGACACCGATGGTGCCCAGGCTGGG is a window encoding:
- a CDS encoding MerR family transcriptional regulator, coding for MLTIGQLAATAGVTVRTVRHYHHVGLLPEPERDASGYRRYGAQAAVDLIRIRTLADAGVPLARIDALLHARPTEFAAAITDIDAELQRKIDQLTGYRRRITELASGERLVLPLEVVAILNRMRSLGVSEQRVRLERDSWILIQALDPHAMPQRIRDKNASLDDPETTRLYLACDQSVDWDPHDPRLDRLIDDLDAWEIKHERDSGQPRYLKLVSSRISEASPAWQRILDALAHRATQRRTAGHSS
- a CDS encoding alpha/beta fold hydrolase; this encodes MTNNITSSARLAPPVGGFQEIDGHRVFVHRSGSGGPAVVFLPGASAVGLDYFGVQQGVSQFTTAVVYDRGGTGYSDPLPLPRTAAAVATELRELLRAQSIPAPYVLVPHSLGGLYAHRFAQLYPQDVAGLVWLDALQRDWDAFLPPAMHLAACEQLAPDREQLEKMRPALREMRGELLADYPEHVRQPLIDAHESDEWIRFGIAERSTLAGLATELRSGPGIPDVPMVALTVLGTDPAQQALMPERTLQQMHDGKRKMDAALVSAVSHGEQRILSDTVHHRLCFDRPDAVVQAIRDVVDRAVRL